The following are encoded together in the Kribbella voronezhensis genome:
- a CDS encoding VWA domain-containing protein produces MIRTVQIRPAHLLAAELRWTSGSVATNRPKVSYQLGNPGRPSPEPTLTIVITDDSGSVIGPAGADPVSNRYEEAWRAFRAIGRRGAGHELGAVLHFDTPTSGDVPPMPLTRVGLQRLRSGLHVPRDAAGTSCLGASLKAATDMADRYANYEATLIVLSDFELYDDNVSHVLDDLADFPGDVHAVILGGTRMDGVLHDRIHVTRANYDDPPGTVARAVFGGLTARRPGSWVADQ; encoded by the coding sequence ATGATCCGCACCGTTCAAATCCGACCAGCTCATCTACTGGCAGCCGAGCTGCGCTGGACCTCCGGCAGCGTGGCGACCAACCGGCCGAAGGTGTCCTACCAGCTCGGCAACCCCGGCCGCCCGTCGCCGGAGCCGACACTCACGATCGTCATCACGGACGACTCCGGCTCGGTCATCGGCCCGGCCGGAGCCGACCCGGTCTCCAACCGCTACGAAGAGGCCTGGCGCGCTTTCCGAGCGATCGGTCGGCGCGGTGCCGGGCACGAACTCGGCGCGGTGCTGCACTTCGACACCCCAACCAGCGGCGACGTCCCACCGATGCCACTCACCAGGGTCGGACTGCAACGGCTGCGCTCCGGTCTCCATGTCCCGCGCGACGCTGCCGGCACCAGCTGCCTCGGCGCTTCCCTCAAGGCCGCTACGGACATGGCGGACCGCTACGCGAACTACGAGGCCACCTTGATCGTGCTTAGCGACTTCGAGTTGTACGACGACAACGTCTCCCATGTGCTCGATGACCTGGCCGACTTCCCCGGCGACGTCCACGCCGTCATCCTCGGCGGAACACGAATGGACGGCGTTCTCCACGACCGAATCCACGTCACCCGGGCGAACTACGACGACCCGCCCGGAACCGTCGCACGGGCCGTTTTCGGCGGTCTGACGGCACGCCGTCCCGGTAGTTGGGTGGCCGACCAATGA
- a CDS encoding type IV secretory system conjugative DNA transfer family protein — MNRHLDELVWLQLHFQRPVAPLRVLELLQLWSGDPRNPRLVLEARSGRTLQLLLGVPRRAESNIKASIHGLISGTRFTTDDVHRPPVSHAASVRLTSHSRALRTDDPEPSTRAILAALGRVAGSEEVVLQLVLGPRKAARAVPARQAPSSVLGPWPADRTDSEARNALRAKQKLSGFDCAIRLGVTAQSPQRRQTLIAGILSALRTTEMPGVRIRLVRETSRKINAGQSPWWWPLALNSAEVLGLIGWPIGDSDFPGVPGLHPRLLPPSDQLAATPDRVVASATAPGHSEAIGLDVGGSLRHTWVLGPNGTGKSTLLANLAAQDISAGRGVIVIEPKGDLVTDILERIPAHRMNDVVILDPTDNTPVGLNPLSGSGREETRVEGLLSVFRSLYADSWGPRTQDVVHSSLLTLARRGDASIAMVPLLLTNTGFRRSVVRRVAAADSVALGPFWDWYDALSDGERATVIAPVMNKLRPFLLNPGLRAMVGQRQPRITMSQILQEGKILLIPLRKQIVGAEASRLIGSLAVAELWQAIQGRLALPAGARRPVMVYIDEVQDYLHLPTDMADALAQARGLGAGFTLAHQYATQLSPAMRAGFVGNIRSRIAFQLAHDDATLLSRGHPELTADDFTALPAFHVYASLATSNGQVTPYASGRTSALPSPSSVPDALRRLSQTKYGQALDQVERELAELVEVEAASTDTTGGSGRKRRTS, encoded by the coding sequence GTGAATAGACACCTCGATGAACTGGTCTGGTTGCAACTACACTTCCAACGGCCAGTTGCACCGCTCCGTGTACTAGAACTTCTCCAGCTCTGGAGCGGCGACCCGCGTAACCCACGGCTCGTGCTGGAGGCGCGATCCGGACGGACCTTGCAGCTTTTGCTAGGGGTCCCCCGTCGAGCCGAGAGCAACATCAAGGCAAGCATTCACGGGTTGATCTCCGGCACCCGCTTCACGACCGACGACGTGCACCGGCCGCCCGTGTCGCATGCGGCGTCAGTTCGACTGACCAGCCATAGCCGAGCACTGCGCACCGACGACCCCGAACCGTCGACGCGCGCCATCCTGGCCGCGCTCGGACGAGTAGCCGGTAGCGAGGAGGTGGTGCTACAGCTCGTCCTCGGCCCCCGCAAAGCGGCCCGAGCAGTTCCGGCCCGACAGGCACCATCCTCGGTGCTCGGCCCATGGCCGGCGGATCGGACCGACAGCGAAGCCCGCAACGCCCTACGCGCCAAGCAGAAGCTGTCCGGCTTCGACTGCGCCATCCGACTCGGTGTCACAGCCCAGAGCCCACAGCGCCGCCAAACCCTTATCGCGGGCATCTTGAGCGCGCTGCGCACCACGGAAATGCCGGGCGTCCGCATCCGCCTCGTCCGTGAAACGTCCCGGAAGATCAACGCCGGGCAGAGCCCGTGGTGGTGGCCGCTCGCCCTCAACAGCGCCGAAGTCCTCGGCCTCATCGGCTGGCCCATCGGTGACTCGGACTTCCCCGGCGTTCCCGGACTGCACCCCCGTCTCCTCCCGCCATCCGACCAGTTGGCCGCGACGCCGGATCGAGTCGTGGCCAGCGCGACCGCTCCCGGTCACAGCGAGGCCATCGGTCTCGACGTGGGCGGATCCCTTCGACACACCTGGGTGCTCGGCCCGAACGGCACCGGCAAGTCGACCTTGCTCGCCAACCTGGCCGCGCAGGACATCAGCGCCGGGCGCGGCGTCATCGTGATCGAGCCGAAAGGCGACTTGGTCACCGACATCCTCGAGCGGATACCAGCACACCGGATGAACGACGTGGTCATCCTCGACCCGACCGACAACACCCCTGTCGGGCTCAATCCGCTCAGCGGTAGCGGCCGCGAAGAGACCCGAGTCGAAGGGCTGCTCAGCGTCTTCCGCTCGCTCTACGCCGACTCATGGGGACCACGCACACAAGACGTCGTGCACTCGTCACTTCTCACGCTGGCACGGCGCGGTGACGCCTCGATCGCTATGGTGCCGCTGCTGCTGACCAACACTGGCTTTCGCCGCTCTGTCGTGCGTCGAGTCGCTGCTGCCGATTCCGTTGCTCTTGGCCCGTTCTGGGACTGGTATGACGCGCTGTCGGACGGCGAGCGCGCCACCGTCATCGCGCCGGTGATGAACAAGCTCCGCCCGTTCCTGCTGAACCCTGGTCTCCGCGCCATGGTTGGGCAACGGCAACCGCGGATCACCATGAGCCAGATTCTGCAGGAAGGCAAGATTCTGCTTATCCCGCTCCGCAAGCAGATCGTTGGCGCCGAGGCATCCCGGCTGATCGGGTCACTCGCCGTCGCGGAGCTGTGGCAGGCCATCCAAGGCCGGCTCGCGCTCCCAGCCGGAGCACGGCGACCGGTTATGGTCTACATCGACGAGGTACAGGATTACCTCCATCTACCGACCGACATGGCCGACGCCCTGGCCCAAGCTCGCGGGCTAGGTGCCGGGTTCACGCTGGCTCACCAGTACGCCACGCAGCTGTCGCCCGCGATGCGCGCCGGCTTCGTCGGCAACATCCGCTCGCGCATCGCCTTCCAACTCGCCCACGACGACGCCACCCTGCTCTCCCGCGGTCATCCAGAACTCACCGCCGACGACTTCACCGCCCTGCCCGCCTTCCACGTCTACGCCAGCCTGGCCACCAGCAACGGCCAGGTGACGCCCTACGCGTCCGGCCGGACCTCGGCACTCCCCTCGCCATCCAGCGTTCCCGACGCCCTGCGTCGCCTCAGTCAGACCAAGTACGGCCAGGCCCTGGATCAGGTCGAGCGTGAGCTTGCCGAGCTGGTCGAAGTGGAAGCCGCCAGCACCGATACGACAGGTGGCAGCGGCCGGAAACGGAGGACGTCATGA
- a CDS encoding replication-relaxation family protein: protein MTDFPDTPELRIAHPVASSNNPHTHRSVGEDSRLSVRNSSPISDDQLPATHPSKQRTGRLDLASLRHNLSARDLAILRSISAHRFLTTKHVRALHFSDHASELSATRSSNRVLRRLSRDKLIAALDRRVGGVRAGSAGYVWRVTAAAYRLLQTEDGEGVSRRYREPSQRLLAHTLAIADTHAALNRAAGGDSLELVTVQVEPGSWRRFLGIGGESRLLRPDLAVVTAQGDYEDHWFIEVDLGTEHPPTVVRKCHLYEDYRRSGNEQDAHGLFPRVLWIVPNQQRADKLTAAIADAKLDPDLFRVVTTDQLIPAVIGGAA from the coding sequence ATGACCGACTTCCCCGACACCCCAGAGCTTCGCATCGCTCATCCTGTCGCGTCGAGCAACAATCCACATACCCACAGGTCGGTCGGCGAAGACTCCCGATTAAGTGTCCGGAATAGTTCTCCCATCTCCGATGATCAACTACCCGCCACCCACCCCAGCAAGCAGCGAACCGGCCGCCTCGACCTCGCCAGTCTCCGCCACAACCTCAGTGCCCGAGATCTCGCGATTTTGCGCTCGATCTCGGCCCACCGGTTCCTGACCACCAAACACGTCCGCGCCCTGCACTTCAGCGACCACGCCTCCGAACTCAGCGCCACCCGCAGCAGCAACCGAGTCCTCCGCCGACTCAGTCGAGACAAGCTGATCGCCGCTCTCGATCGACGCGTCGGCGGCGTCCGCGCTGGATCTGCTGGGTACGTCTGGCGCGTCACCGCTGCCGCGTACCGACTACTCCAGACCGAAGACGGTGAGGGTGTCTCGCGCCGGTACCGGGAACCGTCCCAACGGCTGCTCGCTCACACCCTGGCCATCGCGGACACCCACGCTGCGCTCAACCGGGCCGCAGGCGGTGACAGCCTCGAACTCGTCACCGTGCAGGTCGAGCCCGGGAGCTGGCGACGCTTTCTCGGCATCGGCGGCGAGTCCCGGCTCCTGCGCCCAGACCTGGCCGTGGTCACCGCGCAGGGCGACTACGAGGACCACTGGTTCATCGAGGTCGACCTCGGCACCGAGCACCCACCGACCGTCGTCCGCAAGTGCCACCTGTACGAGGACTACCGCCGCAGCGGCAACGAGCAAGACGCCCACGGGCTGTTTCCCCGCGTGCTCTGGATCGTCCCGAACCAGCAGCGCGCCGACAAGCTCACGGCGGCGATCGCCGACGCCAAGCTCGACCCGGACCTGTTCCGGGTCGTCACCACCGACCAGCTCATACCAGCCGTGATCGGAGGCGCGGCATGA
- a CDS encoding DNA-methyltransferase produces the protein MIRPPRNKILIGDALEQLRRLPSESVDMALTSPPYYQLRNYGVTGQLGQEANIHEWVSNLTAVAAEVRRVLTPTGTFWLNVADRYSIHDKEGSPRKSLLLGPARLSAALAADGWLVRNQIIWSKTNPMPSSVPDRLTTTYEVVYLLTKQRSYFFDLDAIRVPHTSKATTPQASAKDSIPRQWRARSTDNIRGLVSLKQAGIVGHPLGKNPGDVWQLPTSSYRGAHFATFPERLAERAILAGSPEARCSNCFKPHRRITRRLGATAIRGALLATCTCQAPSEPAIVLDPFMGAGTTAVAAEKHGRDWLGVELKPEFAELADSRIAAARSSRASPESTAA, from the coding sequence ATGATCCGGCCTCCACGAAACAAGATTTTGATTGGCGACGCGCTGGAGCAACTGCGCCGTCTGCCGAGCGAATCAGTAGACATGGCCCTGACCTCGCCCCCGTACTACCAGTTAAGAAACTACGGGGTGACCGGACAACTTGGGCAAGAAGCCAACATCCACGAGTGGGTCAGCAATCTCACCGCGGTTGCCGCAGAGGTTCGCAGAGTCCTCACCCCGACCGGAACATTTTGGCTCAACGTGGCGGACCGGTACTCGATCCACGACAAGGAGGGCTCTCCGAGGAAGAGCCTGCTCCTGGGGCCGGCGCGACTGTCAGCCGCCCTCGCGGCAGACGGCTGGTTGGTGCGGAATCAGATCATCTGGAGCAAGACCAACCCCATGCCGTCAAGCGTCCCCGACCGGCTGACCACCACCTACGAGGTCGTCTATCTGCTCACCAAGCAGCGAAGCTACTTCTTCGACCTCGACGCCATCCGCGTTCCGCACACCAGCAAGGCCACCACGCCGCAGGCATCCGCCAAGGACAGCATCCCGAGACAGTGGCGCGCTCGCAGTACCGACAACATCCGCGGATTGGTGTCACTCAAACAGGCGGGCATCGTGGGACACCCGCTCGGCAAGAACCCCGGTGACGTCTGGCAACTGCCGACCAGCAGCTACCGAGGCGCGCACTTCGCCACCTTCCCAGAGCGTCTAGCCGAACGGGCCATTCTTGCCGGCAGCCCTGAGGCGAGATGTTCCAACTGCTTCAAGCCACACCGGCGGATCACGCGGCGACTCGGCGCTACCGCCATCCGCGGGGCACTCCTGGCGACCTGCACCTGTCAGGCTCCGAGCGAACCGGCCATCGTGCTCGATCCGTTCATGGGTGCTGGCACGACTGCGGTTGCCGCTGAGAAGCATGGCCGCGACTGGCTGGGCGTCGAGTTGAAGCCTGAGTTCGCAGAACTAGCGGACAGTCGTATCGCCGCCGCCAGATCTTCCCGAGCATCCCCGGAGAGCACGGCCGCATGA
- a CDS encoding antirestriction protein ArdA has product MSEQLPPPQPNGEHGVNTYGTDDPEKQAEIEAARTAAAEERRTNREKLERYVSYGLNEEDAAGLIEHEEMLAARREALAASNPEEGEADKRARPRIYVRSLVDHAEGHDIGDWIDAGQDLEDIQRDVHSILSRSLHAHWTGEPADEWAIHDQEGFGHIELSEHEPLEVVCAIGKGIHEHGLAFAAWAEIHNQLNGGIDIHTLARFSDAYLGDFENAEAYAEHIVEEMNGDAALAELPDWLREIVRLDYQRMVEQLNTAPDVHIVDHDRGVWVFDCRV; this is encoded by the coding sequence ATGAGTGAACAACTACCCCCACCACAACCAAACGGCGAACACGGCGTCAACACCTACGGCACCGACGATCCAGAGAAGCAAGCCGAGATCGAGGCCGCCCGCACCGCGGCGGCCGAGGAGCGCCGAACCAACCGAGAGAAGCTGGAACGCTACGTCAGCTACGGCCTCAACGAAGAGGATGCCGCCGGACTCATCGAGCACGAAGAAATGCTGGCTGCTCGCCGGGAAGCTCTCGCGGCCAGCAATCCCGAAGAGGGCGAAGCGGACAAGCGCGCCCGTCCGCGGATCTACGTCCGTTCCCTGGTCGACCACGCCGAAGGCCATGACATCGGGGACTGGATCGACGCCGGCCAAGACCTCGAGGACATCCAGCGTGACGTGCACTCGATCTTGTCCCGCTCGCTGCACGCGCACTGGACCGGCGAACCAGCCGACGAGTGGGCCATCCACGACCAAGAAGGCTTCGGGCACATCGAGTTGTCGGAGCACGAGCCTTTGGAAGTCGTCTGCGCGATCGGGAAGGGCATCCATGAGCACGGCTTGGCCTTCGCCGCCTGGGCGGAGATTCACAACCAGCTCAACGGTGGCATCGACATCCACACACTGGCCCGCTTCTCCGACGCGTACCTCGGTGACTTCGAGAACGCCGAGGCGTACGCCGAGCACATCGTCGAGGAGATGAACGGTGATGCCGCGCTGGCCGAGCTCCCGGACTGGCTACGCGAGATCGTCCGCCTGGACTACCAACGCATGGTCGAACAGCTGAACACGGCGCCCGACGTACACATCGTGGATCACGACCGCGGCGTCTGGGTGTTCGACTGCCGAGTCTGA
- a CDS encoding helix-turn-helix domain-containing protein has product MSTEEHLKLANIIKEARQEKGYSASELARRAGLQPSTVTRIEAAQLQHPQPETLIVIAHALEKPTSDLFACLNWLPKEQLPSFTPYLRAKYADLPEQVLEKLENHVAKVVRRYGYETNGPEPGQDEF; this is encoded by the coding sequence ATGAGCACAGAGGAACATTTAAAACTAGCTAACATTATCAAGGAAGCACGGCAGGAGAAGGGATACTCAGCAAGTGAGCTTGCCCGCCGTGCAGGGCTACAGCCCAGCACCGTGACCAGAATCGAGGCAGCGCAACTTCAGCATCCGCAGCCCGAGACCCTGATAGTTATAGCTCACGCGCTTGAAAAGCCGACATCAGATCTGTTTGCCTGTCTCAACTGGTTGCCGAAAGAGCAGCTACCTAGCTTTACCCCCTACTTGCGAGCGAAGTACGCAGATCTGCCGGAGCAAGTTCTGGAGAAGCTAGAGAACCATGTCGCCAAAGTCGTCCGGCGCTACGGCTACGAAACCAACGGGCCGGAGCCTGGGCAAGACGAATTCTAA
- a CDS encoding ImmA/IrrE family metallo-endopeptidase — MTDELTTSVLADLRSVIPSHKVTFTQAKRIAEQQANRLLALSGVTTGPQPSGSLIGRLPRIRIVTDELPASVSGTTHWSGSHWIIVLNQADPVARQRFTLMHEFKHIIDHGRVDQLYTGNNRYTAAEQAERSADYFAACFLMPKRLVKAAWSRGLQTSARLAQEFGVSTLAMEVRLNQTRINAVRDTGLKLPSYAMTNARHAMTIRPLTAEGA; from the coding sequence ATGACCGATGAATTAACTACGAGCGTGCTTGCAGACCTCCGCTCGGTGATACCAAGTCACAAGGTCACATTTACTCAGGCGAAGCGCATTGCGGAGCAGCAAGCCAATCGGCTCCTCGCTCTGAGCGGTGTCACAACCGGTCCTCAGCCGAGCGGAAGTCTCATCGGCAGGTTGCCACGCATCCGCATCGTCACCGACGAACTTCCTGCCAGCGTCAGTGGCACGACTCATTGGAGCGGCTCTCACTGGATCATCGTGCTCAACCAAGCGGACCCGGTCGCACGCCAGCGGTTCACCCTGATGCACGAGTTTAAACACATCATCGATCATGGCCGAGTTGATCAGCTATACACCGGCAACAACCGATACACAGCAGCTGAGCAAGCCGAACGATCGGCCGACTACTTCGCGGCCTGCTTTCTAATGCCGAAGAGGTTGGTCAAAGCAGCGTGGTCCCGGGGTCTCCAAACGTCGGCACGCCTAGCTCAAGAGTTTGGCGTATCGACGCTGGCCATGGAAGTTCGCCTCAATCAGACCCGAATCAATGCGGTTCGAGACACCGGCCTGAAGTTGCCTTCCTACGCGATGACGAATGCTCGGCACGCCATGACGATTCGTCCGCTCACCGCAGAAGGAGCGTAG
- a CDS encoding recombinase family protein produces the protein MSLAQDAISSTQLERRKRFVLYLRVSTPSQVNTDYDPEGISIPAQREAGLRKGAALDADLVREFIEPGRSGTSVDKRPVFQEMLAWIKEQGDIDYVIVYTFSRAFRNALDAGITKRTLGKYGTRVVSTTLDLGESPESAMIETIMHAVDQYQSEQSGADIRYKMGQKAIKGGTIGRARIGYLNSIEEFEGRTVRTIVLDPQRGPLVRRMFKLFATDEYSITDLHEEAERIGLTTRPTKRWPEQTPSENQLRAILADPYYVGLVTYEGQQYPGRHEAIIDAATFQVVQDILATRARRGSRDRVTTHYLRGKLFCERCFQNGRPGTRLIFTESKGNGGYYSYFVCRMKQEGICDLPVLPVERVEQSIIDHYATEQLPPEFSAMVGDQAREAILHDRKDLDTRRKQAAKRLRELDVQEERLIDLAADGTIQSGKLRDRLKKLAVQRVQLTEEQQSSTETLTQGLKVLNAVLHFLEDPQAMYKAAADVTRRRMNSAFYDALYIARDAVGHVERTAIFEEVITAYTDRPTTAPSREGGASDANRRPDPKIGASVPFTLRDALATSGGYSVDHGLSTPVMVELRGFEPLTSSMPWISPALQALRSACIPVH, from the coding sequence ATGTCACTCGCTCAAGACGCCATCAGTAGCACTCAGCTCGAAAGGCGCAAACGATTCGTTCTCTACCTTCGAGTGTCAACGCCTTCGCAGGTGAATACCGACTACGACCCCGAAGGTATCTCGATCCCTGCTCAACGAGAAGCCGGCCTACGCAAGGGTGCCGCACTCGACGCCGACCTAGTCCGCGAGTTCATCGAGCCGGGCCGTAGCGGAACCTCAGTTGATAAGCGTCCCGTCTTCCAAGAAATGCTGGCATGGATCAAAGAGCAAGGTGACATCGACTATGTGATCGTCTACACATTCTCCCGAGCCTTCCGAAACGCTCTCGACGCCGGAATCACCAAACGGACGCTCGGCAAGTACGGCACTCGGGTCGTCTCGACAACTCTTGACCTAGGCGAGAGCCCAGAAAGCGCAATGATCGAGACGATCATGCATGCCGTTGATCAGTACCAGTCCGAGCAGAGCGGTGCTGACATCCGGTACAAGATGGGTCAGAAGGCGATCAAGGGCGGCACGATCGGCCGCGCCCGCATCGGCTACTTGAACAGCATCGAGGAGTTCGAGGGTCGAACCGTCCGCACGATTGTGCTCGATCCTCAACGCGGGCCATTGGTGCGCCGCATGTTCAAGCTGTTCGCCACGGATGAGTACAGCATCACAGACCTTCACGAGGAGGCTGAACGCATCGGGCTGACAACACGCCCCACCAAACGGTGGCCCGAACAGACACCGTCTGAGAACCAGCTGCGCGCCATCCTTGCTGACCCGTATTACGTCGGACTTGTTACCTACGAGGGCCAGCAATACCCCGGGCGCCACGAGGCCATCATCGATGCCGCAACCTTTCAGGTCGTCCAGGACATACTCGCTACCCGCGCCCGTCGCGGGAGCCGAGACCGTGTCACGACCCACTACCTCCGCGGCAAGCTGTTCTGCGAGCGGTGCTTCCAGAACGGCCGGCCCGGGACACGCCTCATCTTCACCGAATCGAAGGGTAACGGCGGCTACTACAGTTACTTCGTCTGCCGAATGAAGCAGGAGGGCATCTGCGACCTTCCCGTGCTGCCAGTCGAGCGCGTCGAACAATCCATCATCGACCACTACGCCACCGAGCAGCTGCCGCCAGAGTTCTCCGCCATGGTCGGCGACCAAGCGCGGGAAGCCATCCTCCATGACCGCAAGGATCTCGACACTCGACGTAAACAAGCAGCCAAGCGCCTCCGTGAGCTCGACGTTCAAGAAGAGCGTCTGATCGACTTGGCGGCCGATGGCACCATCCAGTCAGGGAAGCTGCGGGATCGGCTCAAGAAGCTCGCCGTCCAGCGAGTACAGCTGACCGAGGAACAGCAGTCCTCAACTGAGACTCTGACTCAGGGGCTCAAGGTCCTGAACGCCGTGCTCCACTTCCTCGAAGATCCGCAAGCCATGTACAAGGCAGCCGCCGACGTGACGCGCCGACGGATGAACAGCGCCTTCTACGATGCCCTCTACATCGCACGCGATGCGGTCGGACATGTCGAGCGAACAGCGATCTTCGAGGAGGTCATCACTGCGTACACCGATCGACCCACGACTGCGCCATCGCGCGAGGGAGGGGCCTCAGACGCAAACAGACGCCCCGATCCGAAGATCGGGGCGTCTGTGCCGTTTACCCTGAGAGACGCACTCGCCACCTCTGGTGGTTATTCCGTGGATCACGGTTTGAGTACGCCTGTCATGGTGGAGCTTAGGGGATTCGAACCCCTGACCTCTTCCATGCCATGGATTTCCCCTGCGCTGCAGGCACTTCGTTCCGCCTGTATTCCAGTCCACTGA
- a CDS encoding tetratricopeptide repeat protein, with amino-acid sequence MGKTSIALEYAHRHLAEVGVGWQLPAEDPAVLAASFGELAAQLGVRELLDTADPVAAVHGALRAYPAEWMLVFDNAPSRSSVASFLPPAGRGRVLITSRDQIWPPGQSLDVPMLDRKVAAEFLVNRTGDPDRKAALELADELGGLPLALEQAAAYIQATVGTLAGYLVAFRERRDELLARGEPTGYDETVATTWSLALQQLGASSPGAAGLLRLLACLAPDPVPLTLLLADEQLADQLAPSVTDAIGQLLGDPVAVGDAAAALRRYSLLTAAGNGMVSVHRLVQHVTLAQEPANAVGQWRQAAGALVEAAIPADPDLPEGWPVFALLLPHARAVLDLISSGMWRIALYSGHSGNPTAARDLFQLIADAHLQSDTGGPEHRDALAARNELAYWTGQAGELVEALDQFAELLPIFERLLGPEHPGTLTARNNLAARTGEAGDAAGARDQFAELVSIRERVLGPEHPSTLITRNNLASWSGEAGDAAGARDQFAELLSIRERVLGPEHPSTLTTRNNLASWSGQAGDAAGARDQFAELLSIFERLLGPEHPDTLITRGNLASWSGQLGDAAGARDQFAELLSIFERLLGPEHPSTLITRGNLASWSGQAGDAAGARDQFAELLPIFERLLGPEHPGTLTTRNNLASWSGQAGDAAGARDQFAELLPIFERVLGPEHPDTLTTRGNLAYWTGEAGEVADAGD; translated from the coding sequence GTGGGTAAGACCAGCATCGCGCTGGAGTACGCGCACAGGCATCTGGCCGAGGTCGGAGTGGGATGGCAGCTGCCCGCGGAGGACCCGGCGGTGCTGGCGGCCAGCTTTGGTGAACTCGCGGCCCAGCTTGGGGTCCGGGAGTTGCTCGATACGGCAGACCCGGTCGCCGCGGTCCACGGCGCACTGCGTGCCTACCCGGCCGAGTGGATGCTGGTTTTCGACAATGCGCCAAGCCGCTCCTCAGTCGCGTCGTTCCTTCCCCCGGCTGGCCGGGGACGAGTGCTGATCACCAGCCGGGATCAGATCTGGCCGCCCGGGCAGTCCCTAGACGTGCCGATGCTCGACCGGAAGGTGGCGGCGGAGTTTCTTGTTAACCGGACCGGCGACCCGGACCGGAAGGCGGCCTTGGAGTTGGCCGATGAGTTGGGCGGACTGCCGCTGGCTCTGGAACAGGCCGCGGCCTACATCCAAGCCACTGTCGGCACCCTGGCGGGATACCTGGTCGCTTTCCGGGAGCGCCGCGATGAACTCCTGGCTCGAGGAGAGCCGACCGGATACGACGAGACGGTTGCCACCACCTGGTCGCTGGCGTTGCAGCAACTGGGCGCGTCTTCACCCGGAGCGGCGGGACTGTTACGGCTACTCGCCTGTCTCGCTCCCGACCCTGTGCCGCTAACTCTGCTGCTCGCCGACGAACAACTTGCCGACCAGCTCGCGCCAAGCGTCACCGACGCCATTGGTCAGCTCTTGGGCGATCCGGTCGCAGTCGGAGACGCTGCCGCCGCGCTGCGGCGCTACTCACTGCTCACGGCGGCAGGAAACGGCATGGTGTCGGTACACCGCCTAGTCCAGCACGTCACCCTCGCCCAAGAACCCGCCAACGCGGTTGGTCAATGGCGGCAGGCTGCCGGCGCACTAGTCGAGGCCGCGATCCCGGCCGACCCTGACCTGCCCGAGGGGTGGCCGGTGTTCGCGCTATTGCTGCCCCACGCCCGCGCTGTCCTAGACCTGATCAGCAGTGGCATGTGGAGGATCGCGCTCTACAGCGGCCATAGCGGCAACCCCACTGCGGCACGGGACCTGTTCCAGCTGATCGCTGACGCCCACCTGCAAAGTGACACCGGCGGACCAGAACATCGTGACGCTCTGGCCGCTCGCAATGAACTCGCCTACTGGACCGGGCAGGCTGGAGAACTGGTCGAGGCTCTCGACCAGTTCGCCGAGCTGCTGCCCATTTTCGAGCGGCTCCTTGGCCCCGAGCACCCGGGCACCCTGACCGCTCGCAATAACCTCGCTGCCCGGACTGGGGAGGCGGGGGACGCGGCCGGGGCTCGCGACCAGTTCGCCGAGCTGGTGTCCATCCGCGAGCGCGTCCTTGGCCCCGAGCACCCGAGCACCCTGATCACCCGCAACAACCTCGCCTCTTGGTCCGGGGAGGCGGGGGACGCGGCCGGGGCTCGCGACCAGTTCGCCGAGCTGCTGTCCATCCGCGAGCGCGTCCTTGGCCCCGAGCACCCGAGCACCCTGACCACCCGCAACAACCTCGCCTCTTGGTCCGGGCAGGCGGGGGACGCGGCCGGGGCTCGCGACCAGTTCGCCGAGCTGCTGTCCATCTTCGAGCGGCTCCTTGGCCCCGAGCACCCGGACACCTTGATCACCCGCGGCAACCTCGCCTCTTGGTCCGGGCAGCTGGGGGACGCGGCCGGGGCTCGCGACCAGTTCGCCGAGCTGCTGTCCATCTTCGAGCGGCTCCTTGGCCCCGAGCACCCGAGCACCCTGATCACCCGCGGCAACCTCGCCTCTTGGTCCGGGCAGGCGGGGGACGCGGCCGGGGCTCGCGACCAGTTCGCCGAGCTGCTGCCCATCTTCGAGCGGCTCCTTGGCCCCGAGCACCCGGGCACCCTGACCACCCGCAACAACCTCGCCTCTTGGTCCGGGCAGGCGGGGGACGCGGCCGGGGCTCGCGACCAGTTCGCCGAGCTGCTGCCCATCTTCGAGCGCGTCCTTGGCCCCGAGCACCCGGACACCTTGACCACCCGCGGCAACCTCGCCTACTGGACCGGAGAGGCTGGGGAAGTAGCCGACGCAGGCGACTAG